The following are encoded in a window of uncultured Fretibacterium sp. genomic DNA:
- a CDS encoding demethoxyubiquinone hydroxylase family protein: MPDFPNPFPGNVDRKVNKEELVQALRVDIAGELEAMFLYDAHAQATDDPLVRKVLMDIRDEEKAHVGELMTLLRYLEPNWSDFLAEGEGEVLEVMEELGIAPSKQDAAPGSTVGSLIEK; the protein is encoded by the coding sequence ATGCCCGATTTTCCCAACCCGTTTCCAGGCAACGTCGACCGAAAGGTCAACAAGGAGGAGCTGGTCCAGGCCCTGCGCGTCGACATCGCCGGGGAGCTCGAGGCCATGTTTCTCTACGACGCCCACGCCCAGGCGACCGACGATCCTCTGGTGCGCAAGGTCCTGATGGACATCCGGGACGAGGAAAAGGCCCATGTCGGCGAGCTGATGACCCTGCTGCGCTACCTGGAGCCCAACTGGTCGGACTTCCTCGCCGAGGGGGAGGGGGAGGTCCTCGAGGTCATGGAGGAACTCGGCATCGCACCCTCCAAGCAGGATGCCGCTCCTGGATCGACCGTCGGCAGCCTCATCGAGAAGTAG